GAAATGCGCAGATATCAGGAGGAACACCGATGGCGAAGGCAGGTCTCTGGGCATTAACTGACGCTGAGGAGCGAAAGCATGGGGAGCGAACAGGATTAGATACCCTGGTAGTCCATGCCGTAAACGTTGGGCACTAGGTGTGGGGGACATTCCACGTTTTCCGCGCCGTAGCTAACGCATTAAGTGCCCCGCCTGGGGAGTACGGCCGCAAGGCTAAAACTCAAAGGAATTGACGGGGGCCCGCACAAGCGGCGGAGCATGCGGATTAATTCGATGCAACGCGAAGAACCTTACCAAGGCTTGACATGAACCGGTAAGACCTGGAAACAGGTCCCCCACTTGTGGCCGGTTTACAGGTGGTGCATGGTTGTCGTCAGCTCGTGTCGTGAGATGTTGGGTTAAGTCCCGCAACGAGCGCAACCCTCGTTCTATGTTGCCAGCGCGTTATGGCGGGGACTCATAGGAGACTGCCGGGGTCAACTCGGAGGAAGGTGGGGACGACGTCAAATCATCATGCCCCTTATGTCTTGGGCTTCACGCATGCTACAATGGCCGGTACAAAGGGTTGCGATACTGTGAGGTGGAGCTAATCCCAAAAAGCCGGTCTCAGTTCGGATTGAGGTCTGCAACTCGACCTCATGAAGTTGGAGTCGCTAGTAATCGCAGATCAGCAACGCTGCGGTGAATACGTTCCCGGGCCTTGTACACACCGCCCGTCAAGTCACGAAAGTTGGTAACACCCGAAGCCGGTGGCCTAACCCCTTGTGGGAGGGAGCCGTCGAAGGTGGGACCGGCGATTGGGACTAAGTCGTAACAAGGTAGCCGTACCGGAAGGTGCGGCTGGATCACCTCCTTTCTAAGGAGCACCTCGAAGCGGATGTCCTTCCACAGTGTTGGATGTGTGCTTTGCAGGAGATGCCCATGTCGGAAGCATATGTTTTCCGGTGGGTGCTCAAGGGTGGAATATCAATGGATAGGCGCCGGCATGATTGCCTGGCATCAGTGAGTACGTTCCCTTTGGGGTTCTGGAAAGCGGTGCGGGCAGGTTACCGGTTGACCGTTTGGCACACTGTTGGGTCCTGAGACAACAGGGCTGTGGGGCTTCTTCCCTCTTTGAGGGGGTGGGGGTGTTCATGGTTGTGGTTTGTTTCTGTTTGTTCCTGCGCATGCCGGGTACATCACGGGTGCCGGTTCCCTTTGGGGGGCTGGTTGGTGGTGGGGATGGGTGTGACGGGGTTGTTGTTTGAGAACTACATAGTGGACGCGAGCATCTTAAAAATTATTAAGTGCAATTTCAGATAAACCTGGTGACCGGTTTTTACCGGCCTCCATGGTTTTCTCGATAGCGATATTAATTATTGATCTTTGTGGTCAAGTTTTTAAGGGCACACGGTGGATGCCTTGGCATCAGGAGCCGAAGAAGGACGTAGGAATCTGCGATAAGCCTGGGGGAGTTGATAACCGAACTTTGATCCCAGGATGTCCGAATGGGGAAACCCCGCCCGGCGCGCGAGTGACCGGGTGACCCGCATCTGAACACATAGGGTGCGTGGAGGGAACGTGGGGAAGTGAAACATCTCAGTACCCACAGGAAGAGAAAACAACAGTGATTCCGTTAGTAGTGGCGAGCGAACGCGGAAGAGGCTAAACCAGTGGTGTGTGATAGCCGGCGGGCGTTGCATCACTGGGGTTGCGGGACTTTCCGTACCGATTCTGCCGGATTGGTGAAGTGAGTGCAGGTGCATAGGTGAACTGGTTTGAAAGCCAGGCCGTAGAGGGTGTTAGCCCCGTAACCGGAATGTATGCTGCCGCTTGGAGAGGATCCCAAGTAGCACGGGGCCCGAGAAATCCCGTGCGAATCTGCCAGGACCACCTGGTAAGCCTAAATACTCCCTGATGACCGATAGCGGACAAGTACCGTGAGGGAAAGGTGAAAAGTACCCCGGGAGGGGAGTGAAATAGTACCTGAAACCGTGTGCCTACAAACCGTTGGAGCAGCTCTGATTGCTGTGACAGCGTGCCTTTTGAAGAATGAGCCTGCGAGTTAGTGTTACGTCGCGAGGTTAACCCGTGTGGGGAAGCCGTAGCGAAAGCGAGTCTGAATAGGGCGATGCAGTGGCGTGATCTAGACCCGAAGCGGAGTGATCTACCCATGGCCAGGTTGAAGCGACGGTAAGACGTCGTGGAGGACCGAACCCACTTCAGTTGAAAATGGAGGGGATGAGCTGTGGGTAGGGGTGAAAGGCCAATCAAACTCCGTGATAGCTGGTTCTCCCCGAAATGCATTTAGGTGCAGCGTTGCGTGTTTCTTACCGGAGGTAGAGCTACTGGATGGCTAATGGGCCCTACAAGGTTACTGACGTCAGCCAAACTCCGAATGCCGGTAAGTCAGAGCGCAGCAGTGAGACTGTGGGGGATAAGCTTCATAGTCGAGAGGGAAACAGCCCAGACCACCAACTAAGGCCCCTAAGCGTGTGCTAAGTGGGAAAGGATGTGGAGTTGCCCAGACAACCAGGAGGTTGGCTTAGAAGCAGCCACCCTTGAAAGAGTGCGTAATAGCTCACTGGTCAAGTGATTCCGCGCCGACAATGTAGCGGGGCTCAAGTACACCGCCGAAGTTGTGGCATTCAGATATTAGATAAGCCTTCGTGGTTCAGTCGTCTGGATGGGTAGGGGAGCGTCGTGTGGGCAGTGAAGCAGCGGTGTAAACCAGTTGTGGAGCCTACACGAGTGAGAATGCAGGCATGAGTAGCGAAAGACGGGTGAGAAACCCGTCCGCCGAATGATCAAGGGTTCCAGGGTCAAGCTAATCTGCCCTGGGTAAGTCGGGACCTAAGGCGAGGCCGACAGGCGTAGTCGATGGACAACGGGTTGATATTCCCGTACCGGCGAAAAACCGCCCATACCAAGCAGGGGACACTAACCGTCCGGAGCCTGCCCGAGCATCCTTGTGGTGTGAGGGTTTTGGCCGAGCACGGGACCTGATCCTGGGAGGTAAGCGTATTAACAGGTGTGACGCAGGAAGGTAGCCGGGCCAGGCGATGGTTGACCTGGTCTAAGGATGTAGGGTCCGTGATAGGTAAATCCGTCACGGTGTCTTTGATGACGTGCCTGAGATCTGACGGGACTCCCTCACGGGGGGATCCGGTGATCCTATGCTGCCTAGAAAAGCATCGGCGCGAGGTTTTAGCCGCCCGTACCCCAAACCGACACAGGTGATCAGGTAGAGAATACTAAGGCGATCGAGAGAATTATGGTTAAGGAACTCGGCAAAATGCCCCCGTAACTTCGGGAGAAGGGGGGCCCCAACCTTGATGGACACTTGCTGTCCGGAGGGGATCGGGGCCGCAGAGACCAGGGGGAAGCGACTGTTTACTAAAAACACAGGTCCGTGCGAAGTCGCAAGACGATGTATACGGACTGACTCCTGCCCGGTGCTGGAAGGTTAAGAGGACCGGTTAGCCCTTACGGGCGAAGCTGGGAATTTAAGCCCCAGTAAACGGCGGTGGTAACTATAACCATCCTAAGGTAGCGAAATTCCTTGTCGGGTAAGTTCCGACCTGCACGAATGGAGTAACGACTTCCCCGCTGTCTCAACCATAAACTCGGCGAAATTGCAGTACGAGTAAAGATGCTCGTTACGCGCAGCAGGACGGAAAGACCCCGAGACCTTTACTATAGTTTGGTATTGGTGTTCGGTGTGGCTTGTGTAGGATAGGTGGGAGACTGTGAGACCCGGACGCCAGTTCGGGTGGAGTCATCGTTGAAATACCACTCTGGTCATACTGGATATCTAACTTCGGCCCGTAATCCGGGTCAGGGACAGTGCCTGATGGGTAGTTTAACTGGGGCGGTTGCCTCCTAAAGAGTAACGGAGGCGCCCAAAGGTTCCCTCAGCCTGGTTGGCAATCAGGTGTCGAGTGTAAGTGCACAAGGGAGCTTGACTGTGAGAGAGACATCTCGAGCAGGGACGAAAGTCGGGACTAGTGATCCGGCGGTACATTGTGGAATGGCCGTCGCTCAACGGATAAAAGGTACCTCGGGGATAACAGGCTGATCTTGCCCAAGAGTCCATATCGACGGCATGGTTTGGCACCTCGATGTCGGCTCGTCGCATCCTGGGGCTGGAGTAGGTCCCAAGGGTTGGGCTGTTCGCCCATTAAAGCGGTACGCGAGCTGGGTTTAGAACGTCGTGAGACAGTTCGGTCCCTATCCGCTGCGCGCGCAGGAAATTTGAGAAGGGCTGTCCTTAGTACGAGAGGACCGGGACGGACGAACCTCTGGTGTGTCAGTTGTACTGCCAAGTGCACCGCTGATTAGCTACGTTCGGATGGGATAACCGCTGAAAGCATCTAAGCGGGAAGCCCGCTTCGAGATGAGATTTCCATACACCTTGTGTGTGAGAGGCCCCCAGCCAGACCACTGGGTTGATAGGCCGGATGTGGAAGCGGGGACTAAAGACCCGTGAAGCTGACCGGTACTAATAGGCCGATAACTTACACCACATCAACACCTGGGGAAACACGACTTCAAACGGTTTCCCAATGTAGAGGGTGTTGTGATCATGCTGCTTGCGTCCACTATGTGGTTCCCGGACAACAACCCGTCAAGGGTTGTTCCCCTGGGAACAATAACTGAATATTACTTACGTCTGATTTTTTGATGTTCGTGACCATTGTTTTCCCCACGCACACTGTTTTTGGGTGTGTGGTGCGGGTGGAAGGGTTACGGCGGTCATAGCGTGGGGGAAACGCCCGGTCCCATTCCGAACCCGGAAGCTAAGACCCACAGCGCCGATGGTACTGCATCCGGGAGGGTGTGGGAGAGTAGGTCACCGCCGGACAAATTGTGGGGTGAGGCCCGTACCAGTGTTGGTACGGGCCTCACCTGTTTAACCCGCCAACCCTAGTCCCGGGGTCCGGTCCCGAGCGGCCGGCCCGGGATCCCCCTGCAAGCCCGTACCGTTCCTGGTGCGGGCTTTTGTGTTTATATTCATGCGCCTACACGCCGGCCCCGGTACCCGTGAACCGCAAGCGAATGCAGCTCGCAGGGCACTACTTCTGGGAAAAACGGCTTTCCAGAGGTGCGTCTGTTGGCTCCTATTTTTACGTCTCTTCGATCCCCGCTATAGCCTCTCGAACTTGGGGCGCAGTGCGTCCCTTGCAGCCCCTCGGGTCAGCTGGAGAGAGGATTCAAGACTTATGAGGCAAAGAACAGCATTTACACCGGGTGGGGGAGTACGAAGGAGGATGCGCCGGCGCCTCGGCTATCCGCTCGCCATTCTGGGAGCCCTGGTCATACTTCTGCTCTCGACTGTTGCACCGCTCAGGCCGTCTTTTCCGGCCCGCAGCCTGGAGGGGCGGTTCCCAATGCCGATGTCGAGGTCACCATGACAGGGACCGGTCCGGGCCAAGGCGTGACTGGAGGCCTTCCGCCTGCTGGCCAGGCATTCGATCCCACTTCTGGATATCCGAGCGACCTTCCTGCGGGTTACGTCCGGACAGATGAGCCCTTTGCCGGTGTCATCACGACGGTGGATGGCGAGGGCAATACGCAACAGATGTATTGCATCGACATCCGTAACCCCACCTATACGGGGCTCGGGTACGAGAACGGTAGCTGGGATGAGTCCAACGTCCCCAACATCGGCTACGTGAACCGCGTATTGAACAGCTACTATCCGGACCAGCCAGGGCTTCCGGAAGCGGCTAACGACAACATCCGGGCCGCAGCAGTCCAGGCTGCAGTCTGGTTCTTCAGTGACGGCTACGTGCTTGAGGACACGGATTCCATCCGGGCACTCACCGCGCAGATTGTCACCGACGTCCTGGCCGCGGGACCGCTCACTGAACCTCCCGCTCCAGATGTCAGCATTACGCCCCCGGTAGCTGCAGGTCCTGTGGACGGAGTGGCGGGTCCCTTCACGGTCACGTCCGGCACGGTTACGGAGCTCACCGTTGGAGTTACCCCGGGATACACCCTTTACACCGACGCGGCGGGAACCGTCCCCCTTGTAGGGACAACTGTGCCGGCAGGAACGCAGTTGTGGGTACGGAACACTGCGCAGACAACCGATCCGGCGCAGCTCACTGCCACGGCAGTGGTTCCCGTACAAACGGCAAACGTTTATCTCTATGCCGGCACTAATCCACAGGTCACAACGGCGCAGAAACTCATTCTGGCGGCGGATTCGCAGGTTGAATCAAACGCACAGGCGACGGCCGAGTTCTTCATTCCGGGCGACTTGGTGGTCAATAAGATTTTCGCCGGAGAAGGTGCCGGACTGCAGGGTGCCATTACCCTGAACGTTACCTGCGGGGCTGCGGGTGTTTTCGTCATTGAAATCCCGGCCGGTACCGCAGCAACGGTATCCCAGACCATTCCCAACCTGCCGGTCGGTACGGTCTGTGAGGTGAGTGAGCCGGTGACGGGATCCAACACACAGGTGACTGTCACACCGGTTCTGCCGGGTACGGTCACTATTACCGCCAACGGACCGAACGTGCTCGACGTAGCCAACACTGTGGACCTCAATCCGGGGTCCTTGACCGTTGTGAAGTCGGTGAGGGGCGCCGCCGCCGGCCTGCAGGGTGATATCACGGTGATAGTGACCTGCGATGCCGTGGGTATCGAAGAAGCCCTCACCATTCCGGCGGGCAGCGCTGCAGGTGACTACGCGGGAACGATCACCGACATTCCCGCGGGCACTGGATCACCGACATTCCCGCGGGCACTGCATGCACGGTCACGGTGCCCCAAACCGGTGCTACCGAACTGGTGGCGTTGGCCACCGGTCTTCCGGAAGTGGTTGAGATCCAGCCGGGCGGTGACGTCCAGGCGCTGGTCACCAATGACGTGTCCAACGTCTACGGTTCACTCGTGCTGACCAAAACCATCACCGGCCCGGGAGCAGGTCTCCAAAGCGACGTGCGGATTGTTGTCACTTGCGGGGATTCATTCACTGAGGAGATCCTCATTCCGGCGGGAACCCAGGCAGGAGACCAGATCACCGCGTTTGACCGTGTGCCGGCCGGCAGCTCGTGCACAGTCACTGAACCCGCCTCTGGCGCGAATTCCTCGGTGACGGTGGATTCGGTTCTCCCGGAAACGGTCACGGTCCTAGGCGGCGCATCCGTCAACGCGGAGGTCACGAACACGTACTCCGTGCTGGGCAGGGACGCACTGGCGAAAACCGGCGTGAACGGCGCTAACTGGGTGTGGACTGCCGGTATCTGCATTCTGGCTCTTGGCACCTTCCTCGTTTTCGTTTCGGTTCGGCGCCGAACCCAGTAGCGGAACCCGCCGTTTGAACCAGGATTGCCCGCAGCTCCATGCCGGAGCTGCGGGCAGTCCCGCGTCCGGAGGGCATTGCCGTATGACGGATGGATACCTCGGAGACGGGGCGCCGGGCGTCACCTCCCGACGAGTTGCACCGGCGGGAGAACCTGTGTAAAGTCTTCTAAGTCGCCGCGGCCGGGACGCTGAAATAAGCGCCCGAAGCATGGCGGCCAAACCCACCAAAAAACAGAGTTTCTCTGGTGCGCCCTTCACGGGGCCGGCAGGAAAGACTCCGGCTTTTTGCTGGGCCGGAACGGCGGTTGACACGCTTTCCCGGGCTTCCGATAAGGAAAACCGGGAATTGCGGAAAACGCCGGAATGGAATAAGATGGAAAACCTTGCAGCGAAGAAGAAAAGGAAAACATTGTTTTCCCGAGTATTTTCGGATTGCGTCTGTTGTTTGAGAACTCAATAGTGTGCCAAGTTTATTGATACCAATTTATTTTAATTGGTTGAATCGACTGTTCCGCCCACCCCGTGGGCTGGAATGGTTTTTTTAGCTGGTTTCGAATTTAGTGCAGTGCCTGGCGGCCAATTTTCCTTGGCCCCGGCATTGTGTCTGTATGAACATTTACGGAGAGTTTGATCCTGGCTCAGGATGAACGCTGGCGGCGTGCTTAACACATGCAAGTCGAACGATGACTTCTGTGCTTGCACAGAATGATTAGTGGCGAACGGGTGAGTAACACGTGAGTAACCTGCCCTTGACTTCGGGATAAGCCTGGGAAACCGGGTCTAATACCGGATACGACGGACCACCGCATGGCGGTTCGTGGAAAGCTTTATGCGGTTTTGGATGGACTCGCGGCCTATCAGCTTGTTGGTTGGGGTAATGGCCCACCAAGGCGACGACGGGTAGCCGGCCTGAGAGGGTGACCGGCCACACTGGGACTGAGACACGGCCCAGACTCCTACGGGAGGCAGCAGTGGGGAATATTGCACAATGGGCGAAAGCCTGATGCAGCGACGCCGCGTGAGGGACGAATGCCTTCGGGTTGTAAACCTCTTTCAGCAGGGAAGAAGCGAAAGTGACGGTACCTGCAGAAGAAGCGCCGGCTAACTACGTGCCAGCAGCCGCGGTAATACGTAGGGCGCAAGCGTTATCCGGAATTATTGGGCGTAAAGAGCTCGTAGGCGGTTTGTCGCGTCTGCTGTGAAAGCCCGGGGCTCAACCCCGGGTCTGCAGTGGGTACGGGCAGACTAGAGTGATGTAGGGGAGACTGGAATTCCTGGTGTAGCGGTGAAATGCGCAGATATCAGGAGGAACACCGATGGCGAAGGCAGGTCTCTGGGCATTAACTGACGCTGAGGAGCGAAAGCATGGGGAGCGAACAGGATTAGATACCCTGGTAGTCCATGCCGTAAACGTTGGGCACTAGGTGTGGGGGACATTCCACGTTTTCCGCGCCGTAGCTAACGCATTAAGTGCCCCGCCTGGGGAGTACGGCCGCAAGGCTAAAACTCAAAGGAATTGACGGGGGCCCGCACAAGCGGCGGAGCATGCGGATTAATTCGATGCAACGCGAAGAACCTTACCAAGGCTTGACATGAACCGGTAAGACCTGGAAACAGGTCCCCCACTTGTGGCCGGTTTACAGGTGGTGCATGGTTGTCGTCAGCTCGTGTCGTGAGATGTTGGGTTAAGTCCCGCAACGAGCGCAACCCTCGTTCTATGTTGCCAGCGCGTTATGGCGGGGACTCATAGGAGACTGCCGGGGTCAACTCGGAGGAAGGTGGGGACGACGTCAAATCATCATGCCCCTTATGTCTTGGGCTTCACGCATGCTACAATGGCCGGTACAAAGGGTTGCGATACTGTGAGGTGGAGCTAATCCCAAAAAGCCGGTCTCAGTTCGGATTGAGGTCTGCAACTCGACCTCATGAAGTTGGAGTCGCTAGTAATCGCAGATCAGCAACGCTGCGGTGAATACGTTCCCGGGCCTTGTACACACCGCCCGTCAAGTCACGAAAGTTGGTAACACCCGAAGCCGGTGGCCTAACCCCTTGTGGGAGGGAGCCGTCGAAGGTGGGACCGGCGATTGGGACTAAGTCGTAACAAGGTAGCCGTACCGGAAGGTGCGGCTGGATCACCTCCTTTCTAAGGAGCACCTCGAAGCGGAT
This Arthrobacter sp. zg-Y20 DNA region includes the following protein-coding sequences:
- a CDS encoding thioester domain-containing protein, encoding MYCIDIRNPTYTGLGYENGSWDESNVPNIGYVNRVLNSYYPDQPGLPEAANDNIRAAAVQAAVWFFSDGYVLEDTDSIRALTAQIVTDVLAAGPLTEPPAPDVSITPPVAAGPVDGVAGPFTVTSGTVTELTVGVTPGYTLYTDAAGTVPLVGTTVPAGTQLWVRNTAQTTDPAQLTATAVVPVQTANVYLYAGTNPQVTTAQKLILAADSQVESNAQATAEFFIPGDLVVNKIFAGEGAGLQGAITLNVTCGAAGVFVIEIPAGTAATVSQTIPNLPVGTVCEVSEPVTGSNTQVTVTPVLPGTVTITANGPNVLDVANTVDLNPGSLTVVKSVRGAAAGLQGDITVIVTCDAVGIEEALTIPAGSAAGDYAGTITDIPAGTGSPTFPRALHARSRCPKPVLPNWWRWPPVFRKWLRSSRAVTSRRWSPMTCPTSTVHSC
- a CDS encoding DUF5979 domain-containing protein — its product is MVEIQPGGDVQALVTNDVSNVYGSLVLTKTITGPGAGLQSDVRIVVTCGDSFTEEILIPAGTQAGDQITAFDRVPAGSSCTVTEPASGANSSVTVDSVLPETVTVLGGASVNAEVTNTYSVLGRDALAKTGVNGANWVWTAGICILALGTFLVFVSVRRRTQ